The following are encoded in a window of Prochlorococcus marinus str. MIT 1013 genomic DNA:
- the fabG gene encoding 3-oxoacyl-[acyl-carrier-protein] reductase, with amino-acid sequence MKSPKLLEGQTAIVTGASRGIGKAIAILLAQEGAEVIINYSSSLENANKVVSEINSFGGKAYPLQADISNENSVNELIKTVLDKNNKIDVLVNNAGITKDGLLMRMKTNDWQKVLDLNLSGVFYCTRAVSRQMLKQKKGRIINITSVVGLMGNPGQANYSAAKAGVVGLTKSAAKEFASRGITVNAVAPGFISTDMTKDLNSESILSAIPLGRFGNPEDVAGAVRFLAADPSAAYITGQTIQVDGGMVMS; translated from the coding sequence ATGAAATCACCAAAACTACTTGAAGGTCAGACTGCAATTGTAACTGGGGCCAGCAGGGGGATTGGTAAAGCTATTGCAATTCTTTTAGCACAGGAAGGCGCAGAAGTAATCATCAATTATTCTTCTTCTTTGGAAAATGCGAATAAAGTCGTATCAGAAATAAATTCCTTTGGAGGTAAGGCATACCCTCTTCAAGCTGATATTTCTAATGAAAATTCGGTAAATGAATTAATAAAAACAGTATTGGATAAAAATAATAAAATTGATGTTCTGGTCAATAATGCAGGAATAACAAAAGATGGACTTTTAATGAGAATGAAAACTAACGATTGGCAAAAAGTTTTAGACCTTAACTTGAGTGGTGTTTTTTATTGCACAAGAGCCGTTTCTAGGCAGATGTTGAAGCAAAAAAAAGGAAGAATTATCAACATAACTTCTGTTGTTGGATTGATGGGCAACCCAGGACAAGCTAATTATTCTGCAGCCAAGGCCGGAGTAGTAGGTCTTACAAAAAGTGCTGCAAAAGAATTTGCAAGCAGAGGGATTACTGTAAATGCAGTAGCTCCAGGTTTTATTTCAACTGATATGACAAAAGATCTGAACAGTGAATCAATCCTTTCTGCAATCCCGCTTGGTCGATTCGGAAACCCTGAGGATGTTGCGGGCGCAGTAAGATTTTTAGCAGCAGATCCTTCGGCTGCTTACATAACCGGTCAGACGATTCAAGTTGATGGTGGAATGGTTATGAGTTGA
- the ispD gene encoding 2-C-methyl-D-erythritol 4-phosphate cytidylyltransferase: protein MHLLIAAAGSGSRMGADKNKLLLNVAGKTVLEWTLKAAFDSKTITWIGIIGQPKDKNSICSILDYSANSVQWINGGSTRQQSVQLGLASLPDDAKSVLIHDGARCLVRSFVFDEISKIVSNGQAVIAASQVTDTIKKVNKNGEIIESPPRSDLWAAQTPQGFPVNKLKLAHSEAITKGWHVTDDASLFERLGLPVKIYDAGPSNIKVTTPFDLVIAESLLSTLKD, encoded by the coding sequence GTGCATTTGTTAATTGCGGCTGCAGGGAGTGGAAGTCGAATGGGTGCTGATAAAAATAAGCTCCTTTTAAACGTTGCAGGCAAGACGGTTTTAGAGTGGACTTTGAAAGCAGCTTTTGACTCTAAAACAATTACATGGATTGGAATTATTGGACAACCGAAAGACAAAAACTCTATATGTTCGATTCTTGATTATTCTGCAAATTCAGTCCAATGGATCAATGGGGGATCAACAAGACAGCAGTCAGTTCAGCTGGGATTAGCTTCCCTTCCAGATGATGCTAAGTCTGTTCTTATTCATGATGGAGCAAGATGCTTGGTGAGATCATTTGTTTTTGATGAAATTTCAAAGATTGTTTCCAATGGACAAGCTGTTATTGCTGCTTCTCAAGTAACGGACACTATAAAAAAGGTTAATAAAAATGGTGAGATTATTGAGAGTCCTCCTCGCTCAGATCTGTGGGCAGCACAGACACCTCAGGGCTTTCCAGTAAATAAACTGAAGCTTGCGCATAGTGAAGCAATCACTAAAGGATGGCATGTAACCGATGATGCATCCTTATTTGAACGATTGGGATTGCCAGTGAAAATATATGATGCAGGGCCTTCAAATATTAAAGTGACAACCCCATTTGATCTTGTTATTGCAGAGTCTTTA